The genome window TTTAACGTTGCTCCAAATAGGGCAAAGTGCATTACGTGAACAAGGACCTGCTATAATTATAAATCGGCAGTAAAAAACTTCACCTTCCTGGAAGGAGAGATTACGTGTGAAACGGCCAGTACTTATTTCAATAATATGTTTCCTTTTTATGTTTTTTATGATTCAGGGAGGTTGGGCACAAGATCTCCAGGTAGTTTCTAGAAATGTTAAAGGAAATGAACATGTAGTATCAGAACATATTCTTTCGACCGTAGGAACCAAGATTGGAGAGACTTTGAATCGAGAGCAACTTCAAAAAGATGTGGAAGCCATTTATGAATTAGGATTCTTTTCTTTTGTGGATGTTGAACTTACACCTGAAGCAGGTGGTGTTGCTGTTACATATGTAGTGAAAGAAAATCCAGTTATAGAAAAGATTGAGATTTCTGGAAATACCATCTATAGCGATGAAGATTTGATGAAACTGGTTTTTACGACCCCGGGAACTGTCTTCAATCGTGTCTTTTTTAGGCATGATCTAGAAAGAATTCAGGAAAAGTATCAAAAAGATGGCTACGTAATGATGAGAGTTGCTGATGTCCAGGTAGAAAATGGTATTATAAACGTTCAGATTATGGAACCTATCGTTGGGGATATTATTATTCAGGGAAATACGAAGACGAAACGTTATGTAATTGAACGCCAAATAAAGGTTAAAAAGGGAGATCTTTTTAACGCTACAGTACTTCGCCATTCAATTAATAAGTTACAGCAACTTGGATATTTTGAAGATGTAAATGTCGGATTTGAACCGGGAGACACACCTCTCGCTACTAATATAGTTGTGACGGTTGAAGAAAAAAAGACGGCTTCAGTAGGGCTTTCCATTAGTCATGGTACAGAAAGTGGATGGTCCGGGGGACTCTCTTACGGAGATATAAACTGGAAGGGTAGAGGGCATAAGGCCGAGATTGGTTTTGAAACTGGTGACAACGAACAGTATTGGTTGACATACATAGAGCCGTATATGGATGAAACGCACTATTCGTGGAAAGTTGGCGCTTATAAGCGAGTTTGGGAAGAGCGCGGTTACTATCGCAGTGGAGATAAACGTCTTGAATACGATGAGGAGCGAGTGGGATTTTATTTCGGTGCCGGTAAAAAATTTACCCACGATCCTCGTTTGAGTTGGTTCCTAACTCTTGATTGGCATGATGTAGATGTTTATAACATTAAAAAAACTTCTTTAGGTACACAGGAAGATATTGATGATTTGACAAAGGGTACAACCTTTGCCGCTATTGGAACATTGACAAGAAGCACCCTTGATGAATACTTGAGCTATCCCAAAGGTGATGTTATAGACTTAAACGTTGAACACGCCTTGGATTTCTTGGGAGCTGACTGGACCTATACTAAATACTGGTTGCAAGGACGATATTATGTTCCTCTTTTAGGACTTAACGATTTCTTGGATATGAATTTGGGGAAAGAAGATAATCCTCCAATTTTGGCAGCTCGTATAAAAGCTGGTTTTTCCTCTGGAACCCTCCCATCTGCTGAACGTTTCTCCATTGGAGGATCTAACTCTTTGCGTGGATATGATGGTGGAGAGTTTGAAGGAGACGAAATGTTTTTAGCAAATGTGGAGGCACGACTTCCCATAGAAAATGCTTTTGGCTTTGTCCTCTTTTACGATGCAGGAAACGCTTGGAGAGATGATAAAAACTTCAGTCTTTCTGATCTTCACGATTCCTGGGGGGTCGGTGTAAGAGTAAAAACCCCTATAGGTAATCTGCGACTTGATTATGCTAAGGGAGACGAGGAAAATAAGACTCACTTTGGGTTCGGTGAACTTTTCTAAAGAAAAAAGGGTTGTAGCCGCTCTCTTTTTGGCTGCAACCCTGCTTTTTATTTCTTTCCCCTTGTACGGGGCTGTTCGTATTGAGGGAATGCCGAAATGGATGGCTGAAAGTGCTGAAAAAAGCCTCAATGCGGTTTGGAATGAAATGGATAGAACCATACCGCTTGCTGAGCGTTTTTCTATGTTGGTTCTTGTTGGGAATAGGTTGCTTTCAGGATATACTATTGAAACGCCTCACTATTCTGATGGTGATGTAATTGTTAGGGCTCTGGCGGAGGATTTTCCCCAGTGGCGTATCGAATTGAACAATCCCTCTCTTCCTTTTCCAGCCAATACGTGGTTTAAAGATGATACGAGACAGTTCCCTGATCTTGTTCATATATGTTTGGAGAATGTACCTGTTAGTGCATTAGCGTGGGCAGATATGGCTTTGAGGCGGGAAATAGAGGCGATAACGAAAGAACATGTTCCTGGCTGGGATATTTCAATTCTTGTCGAATTGGCAGAAGGTGCGAACTCTCCAGTTTTAAGAATTTCCTTTGTTCCTGAACAACCTTTAGTTCTGGCCGTTACTCCTTCAGTTCAGTCAGGGTCGTTGCCTGTTGCTTTTCAAACAGATTTGAAAGATAATTTGCAGTCGGGACTTTTTCCTGTTATTGGATTACCTGTAAATTGGGTTGATTACCACAAGAGAGATATTGAGATATTGGCAGAGCAATCTCTTGCTGATAGAAATATCATCGAAAATTCTAAAGCAAAAGTGGACGTTTCGTTTCGACCGTCTCAAATTTCTCGTGCTGATGCGCGAGTAGAAAGCTCTCGATATACGATTCAGGCATGGGCTGCTGCTTACGGAGGAACGGACGATAGGTATCCGGAATTGGGGCTTCATGTCGGACGTAAAGCTTTACCTATGAGCGGATGGAATGTGGAACTTTACGGTGAATGGATACTTTCAACTAACGATTTTGATCTTGAAAGTCGTTGGGGAGCCCGATGGAAGATTCATTCCCGCATATTGCTAGGAGCCGAAATTGCTTATCCAGGAGAAGAACTATGGTGGCGATTTTGGTTTACTGGTCACGTTAAACAGCCCTATGTATGGTGGCGATATAGTGAAAATAGTAAAAGCAACATGGGTATAGGCTATCGTATAAATGAGTTCTTATCCATTGAATTGCATTATGATGAGCGCGATGATGATCAATGGAGTATCCGCGCGGTCGGAAATTTGTAGGGGGGCAGTTGATATGAAAAATAAATCTGACGTAAATATGACCTTAGGTCAGATTGCCAAATATATAGGAGGGAAGATCGTAGGGGACAAAGAAATGGTTGTACATAAACTTGTCTCTCCAGAAAAGAGTGAAAAGGGTACTCTCTCAGTAATCTGGGATGAAAAAGAACTGGAGTTACTTTCTTCTGATGCTTTGCTTGTTGCAGCGCAATCTTTTTTTAACGAATCTCGCCAAGGTATTATTGTTGAAAAACCGAGAGAAGCCTTTGCTAATCTTTTACATTTATTTGATAAAAAAACCAGTTTCTCATACGGTATTCATCCTACAGCTGTTGTATCTGAAACGGCATGTATCTCTGCCGCTGCGTATGTCGGTCCTCTTTGTGTTATAGGTGATGATGTTGTAATAGGAGAAAATGTTATTCTTGAAGGGCAGATTTTTATAGGAGAGCGCAGCGTTGTAGAAGCAGGAACACATATTGAACCCCAGGTAGTTTTGTATTCAGATGTGAAGGTGGGGAAAAATGTATTGATTCATAGCGGAGCTGTAATTGGTTGCGATGGTTTTGGTATTATCCCATCATTTCATCCGGAAGCGCGTCCTCAGAAAATACCACAGATTGGTGGCGTTTCCATTAAAGATGATGTCGAAATTGGAGCCTGCACCACTATAGATCGAGGGACTCTCAACGATACCGTTATTGGATCGGGCACAAAGATAGATGATCATGTTCATATAGCTCACAATGCTCAGATAGGAGAAAATTGTATTATAGTCGCCATGTCTGGTATTGCAGGAAGTGCAGAAATAGGGGAAGGCGTTATAATGGCTGCCCGAAGTGGAGTGAAGGATCACGTAAAAGTTGGCTCAAGAGCACAAATAGCGGCTTTTGGCGGGGCAATAAAAGACGTTCCGTCAGGAATAATAGTCTCAGGTTTTCCTGCGCGGGATCACAAAGAGCATTTTAGAGCACAAGCTCTCTACCTTCGTTTACCAGAGCTCTTTGCGCGCCTTAAGGCTCTGGAGAAAAAATTGTCAGGTAGCGGGGAAGAGAAATGAGTTTTTTATGTACGGTAAAAAATCCTGTACGTTTTGAAGGTGTTGGTCTCCATTCAGGGAAGCCATGTAGTGTTGAAATCAACCCCTTATATGTGTCGAGAGGTATTGTTTTTGAAATAGAAAATCGTTCTTATAGTCTTGACGAAGCGGAGCTTCGAGGTAGCGGGCGCGGCACGGAGCTTGTTTTTTCAGATGGAGCCATAGTAAGAACAGTTGAACATCTTATGGCTGCTCTTTATACTCGCAACATAGGGCAAGCAGTAATAAGAATCAGCGGTCCTGAAATGCCAGTTTTAGATGGTAGTTCTCTTGCTTTTTCTAAGAAATTGAAAGAAGTAGGAGTTGTAGAGACAGATTGCGAAACAGTGCCCTTTTGTCCTTGGGTACCTATAGTTGAGACAGACAATAGCAAGAAAAAAATTCTTTGCGCTTTTCCAAGTGACTCACTTTCTATAACGTATGCCATTGAGTATGAAAATCCCGTTATAGGAACAGAAATCTATGACTTTAGAGTCACTTCTGAAGGCTTTTTGGAAGAGATTGCTCCTTGTAGAACCTTTGCCTTGGAAGAAGAAATGGATGCCCTGCGTGAAAGAGGGCTTGCCAGGGGCGGAAATCTTGAAAACGCTATTTTAGTAACACCTCATGAAGCTTTAAATCAAAAGGGATTATATTTTTCAAATGAATTTGTTCGACATAAAATATTGGATATTATCGGAGATTTGGCCTTGTTAGGTCGACCTCTCCATGCCCATATAGTAGCCATCCGTACTGGTCATGACATGCACCTTCGTCTTGTACGGCGGTTAAAAAGAATGTTAAACCGGAATGAATGAAGGAGGATATATAATGATTGACATTGATAGAATAATGAAGGCTCTTCCTCACCGTTATCCCTTTCTATTGGTTGATCGCATCGTATCTGTAGAAGAAAATCGAGTTGTTGGTTTGAAAAATGTTACAATCAACGAACCTTTTTTTCAGGGACATTTCCCAGGAGAACCAGTTATGCCTGGAGTGCTGATTCTGGAAGCCATGGGACAAGTAGCAGCAATGATGATTGTTTGTCGTCCCAATATGGAAAATAAGATTACATATTTGACAGGAGTTGACAAGGCCCGCTTCCGTCGCCCCGTTCGACCGGGAGATCAGTTGATTACTACAGCTGAGATAACGAAAATACGAGGCCATGTAGGCAAAGTAAAAGCTAAGAGCGAAGTTGATGGAGAAATTGCTGCGGAAGCCGAGTACAGTTTCATTTTGGCAGAACAACTCCCAAAAGAAAAGACGGAGGTAAACGACTAATCATGGGCGCGACCATTCACCCTACCGCAATAGTATCACCGAAAGCCGAAATTGAAGATAATGTTGTCATAGGTCCCTACTGTATTGTGGAAGACAAAGTCCATATCGGTGAGGGAACTGTGTTGGAAGCGTTTATTCATCTTCTTGATTTTACAGAACTCGGCAGCACATGTCATATCTATGAAAATACAGTTCTTGGCAGAGAACCTCAAGACAGAGATTTTGGTGGTGAAGAGAGCTGGGTTCGCATTGGCAATAATGTTGTTATTAGAGAGAACGTAACTATTCATCGCTCAAGTGGTGAAGGAACGACAACAGAAGTAGGAAATGATTGCTTCATCATGGAAGGAGTCCATCTTGGGCACAACGTGCATATTGGCAACCGAGTAACAATAGCTAATAAAGCAGGTTTTGCCGGATATGTTACGGTGGGTGATGGTACTGTTGTCGGCGGTCTCGCAGGTTTCCATCAATTTGTTCGTATTGGACGTTTCTGTATGATTGGTGGTTTATCAAAGATAGTTAAAGATGTTCCTCCTTTCTTGCTTGTAGATGGTCATCCAGCGCGTGTGCATGGTATAAATCGAGTCGGATTAAAACGGGCAGGCTTTTCTTCTGGAGAGAGACAGGAAATAAAGGAGCTCTATCGACATCTTTACCATGCTGGACTCCCTTTCAGAACGGCAGCTCAAAGTATGCCTGTAGAAGGAAGCCTCGCCGCTGCAGAAATTTCTGCTTTTGTGGCTCAGTCCAAGCGAGGAGTAACGCCATGGCCGCATGTAATTAAGGGAGATGCAGATGATTAAACTTCTTGTTCTCGACGTAGATGGAACGCTCACTGATGGCGGCGTATATCTAGATGGTCGTGGAAATGAATTTAAGCGTTTTGATATTCATGATGGCATGGGAATCGCCCGTCTTCGTAAAAGTGGGGTTGATGTCGCGATTATTAGTGGGCGTTATTCTGCTGCCACTGAGGGGCGAGCTAAAGAGTTGGGAATTTCATTGCTTCATAACGGAGTAAAAAATAAATACGAAGCCTTACAGAAGTTGGCTTCTGATCTTTCTATCTTGCCTTCGGAAATAGCTTATGCTGGTGACGATATTAATGACGTAGAATGCTTGCAGTGGGTGACATTTAGTTTTGCCGTAGCTAATGCTGTGAATGAAGCAAAAATAGCGGCAAAAAATGTAACATCTGCGTGTGGAGGACATGGAGCCATCAGAGAGGTGGCTGAATATATACTTGCGCATAATAGAGAATGTGTAACGGGACGTGGATGCAGTGAAAAATAGAGGAATACTTGACCGATTTATTTTACGGGAAATGGCCGGGTCTTTCTTTTTTGGTGTAATGGCCTTCACCATGGTTTTTGTCGCGGGGGATCTCCTGTTTCAGATAGCCAGTCTGATTATAGAAAAAGGGATCTCTCTTGGTGTTGTGCTACGGCTTTTTGTTTATCGTTTACCTGAAGTTGTCATATTGACTTTGCCTATGGCTTGTTTGCTTTCTGCACTTCTTACCTTTGGAAAACTTTCAGCCAACAGTGAAATTGTTGCGTTAAAATCGTCAGGCATTTCTTTTCAGCGAATCTTACGTCCTGTAATTATTGGGGCCATTTTCGTTGGCATAGTGGCTCTTATATTAAATGAAACAGTAGTCCCTTTTTCTAATCGTGCTGCCGAAAATCTTATGCGGTACGAAGTAATGCGGGAAAAGCCATCTATTCTCAAAGAGCAGGTTTTTCTTCGTGATGAGAGCAACGGGCAGCTCAACAGAGTTATTTATATAGAAAAATTACAACCTCGAAAAGGTACTATGAACAATGTGTTACTGCAGGAATTCGAGGGCGGAAAGATAAAACGTATTACTGTAGGTAAAACTGGTTTATGGAAAGATGGAAAATGGTGGATCAATGACGGAGAGGTTTTTCAGGTAGCAGAGAATGGAAAAGTGGAACTCCTTTTTCGCTTTGATCGTCAGCAATTTGATTTAAACCTCTCTCCACAGCAAGTTGAACAGGCATCCCGTAAACCCAGCGAAATGAGCGCTATTGAATTGTTGACTCAAATACGGTTACTTCAGGCGCAAGGTGGAAACAAGGCTCCCTTATGGGTTCTTTTTCATTTGCGTTTGGCAGTGCCGTGGGCGAGTGTTGTCCTTGCTATCTTGGGCGCAAGTCTTGGCGTTCGTTCGCATAGAACGGGTTCAGGAGTCGGTTTTGGTCTCAGTGTAATGATTGTTTTTGTTTATTACGTCGTGATGTCTCTCTGTAAAGCTTTTGGAGAAACAGAGCACATGCCGCCTTTTTTGGCTGCCTGGATTCCAAATGTAGTGTTTTTACTTGTAGGCGGATACTTTGCACGAAAGGCGAATGATTAAAATGGGTAAAATAGCTATCATTGCAGGAGAAGGTGTTCTCCCCGAAATTATAAGTCGAAGACTTGCGGAACAGCAAACTTCTCCTTACATCTTTGCCATTGGAGGAACAAGAGAGGCATTGCGTCCTTTCGCTCAGGAAATATGGCCAGTTTTTGACCTCGATCTCAAAGGTCTTTTACATCGTATGCTTGCATATCAAATAGATACACTTATTTTGGCGGGACAAGTTTCTAAAAAACTTATGTATCAAAGAGAGAATCTTGATCAGTTACTTAAGCAGACACTTGATGCTGAAGATAACAATGATCACGCTCTTCTCGGACGGATAGTTGAAACCATAGAAAAAATGGGAATACATGTAGTTGGTTACAGAGATATTCTTTTTGATCTTCTTACCCCAAGAGGGCAGATTTCTCAGCGAGGACTGACAGAGGATGAGTCGAAAGATATAGCATATGGCTGTTCAATCCTTTCTCAGATTCTTCCTCTCTCTTTTGGGCAAAGCATTGTTGTTCAAGATGGTGCCGTAGTTGCGGTAGAAGCTATGGAGGGAACGGATGCCATGATTCAGCGGGCTGG of Aminobacterium sp. MB27-C1 contains these proteins:
- the lpxD gene encoding UDP-3-O-(3-hydroxymyristoyl)glucosamine N-acyltransferase; the encoded protein is MKNKSDVNMTLGQIAKYIGGKIVGDKEMVVHKLVSPEKSEKGTLSVIWDEKELELLSSDALLVAAQSFFNESRQGIIVEKPREAFANLLHLFDKKTSFSYGIHPTAVVSETACISAAAYVGPLCVIGDDVVIGENVILEGQIFIGERSVVEAGTHIEPQVVLYSDVKVGKNVLIHSGAVIGCDGFGIIPSFHPEARPQKIPQIGGVSIKDDVEIGACTTIDRGTLNDTVIGSGTKIDDHVHIAHNAQIGENCIIVAMSGIAGSAEIGEGVIMAARSGVKDHVKVGSRAQIAAFGGAIKDVPSGIIVSGFPARDHKEHFRAQALYLRLPELFARLKALEKKLSGSGEEK
- a CDS encoding outer membrane protein assembly factor, producing MKRPVLISIICFLFMFFMIQGGWAQDLQVVSRNVKGNEHVVSEHILSTVGTKIGETLNREQLQKDVEAIYELGFFSFVDVELTPEAGGVAVTYVVKENPVIEKIEISGNTIYSDEDLMKLVFTTPGTVFNRVFFRHDLERIQEKYQKDGYVMMRVADVQVENGIINVQIMEPIVGDIIIQGNTKTKRYVIERQIKVKKGDLFNATVLRHSINKLQQLGYFEDVNVGFEPGDTPLATNIVVTVEEKKTASVGLSISHGTESGWSGGLSYGDINWKGRGHKAEIGFETGDNEQYWLTYIEPYMDETHYSWKVGAYKRVWEERGYYRSGDKRLEYDEERVGFYFGAGKKFTHDPRLSWFLTLDWHDVDVYNIKKTSLGTQEDIDDLTKGTTFAAIGTLTRSTLDEYLSYPKGDVIDLNVEHALDFLGADWTYTKYWLQGRYYVPLLGLNDFLDMNLGKEDNPPILAARIKAGFSSGTLPSAERFSIGGSNSLRGYDGGEFEGDEMFLANVEARLPIENAFGFVLFYDAGNAWRDDKNFSLSDLHDSWGVGVRVKTPIGNLRLDYAKGDEENKTHFGFGELF
- a CDS encoding LpxI family protein, with the protein product MGKIAIIAGEGVLPEIISRRLAEQQTSPYIFAIGGTREALRPFAQEIWPVFDLDLKGLLHRMLAYQIDTLILAGQVSKKLMYQRENLDQLLKQTLDAEDNNDHALLGRIVETIEKMGIHVVGYRDILFDLLTPRGQISQRGLTEDESKDIAYGCSILSQILPLSFGQSIVVQDGAVVAVEAMEGTDAMIQRAGDLVHGGSVIKMMRIDQDERFDIPVVGPHTLQVMAKAGQTSLALEVERTLLLEKEHFLDLAANLDIAVVGVDSCLSS
- the fabZ gene encoding 3-hydroxyacyl-ACP dehydratase FabZ: MIDIDRIMKALPHRYPFLLVDRIVSVEENRVVGLKNVTINEPFFQGHFPGEPVMPGVLILEAMGQVAAMMIVCRPNMENKITYLTGVDKARFRRPVRPGDQLITTAEITKIRGHVGKVKAKSEVDGEIAAEAEYSFILAEQLPKEKTEVND
- the lptG gene encoding LPS export ABC transporter permease LptG yields the protein MKNRGILDRFILREMAGSFFFGVMAFTMVFVAGDLLFQIASLIIEKGISLGVVLRLFVYRLPEVVILTLPMACLLSALLTFGKLSANSEIVALKSSGISFQRILRPVIIGAIFVGIVALILNETVVPFSNRAAENLMRYEVMREKPSILKEQVFLRDESNGQLNRVIYIEKLQPRKGTMNNVLLQEFEGGKIKRITVGKTGLWKDGKWWINDGEVFQVAENGKVELLFRFDRQQFDLNLSPQQVEQASRKPSEMSAIELLTQIRLLQAQGGNKAPLWVLFHLRLAVPWASVVLAILGASLGVRSHRTGSGVGFGLSVMIVFVYYVVMSLCKAFGETEHMPPFLAAWIPNVVFLLVGGYFARKAND
- the lpxA gene encoding acyl-ACP--UDP-N-acetylglucosamine O-acyltransferase; translation: MGATIHPTAIVSPKAEIEDNVVIGPYCIVEDKVHIGEGTVLEAFIHLLDFTELGSTCHIYENTVLGREPQDRDFGGEESWVRIGNNVVIRENVTIHRSSGEGTTTEVGNDCFIMEGVHLGHNVHIGNRVTIANKAGFAGYVTVGDGTVVGGLAGFHQFVRIGRFCMIGGLSKIVKDVPPFLLVDGHPARVHGINRVGLKRAGFSSGERQEIKELYRHLYHAGLPFRTAAQSMPVEGSLAAAEISAFVAQSKRGVTPWPHVIKGDADD
- the lpxC gene encoding UDP-3-O-acyl-N-acetylglucosamine deacetylase; this translates as MSFLCTVKNPVRFEGVGLHSGKPCSVEINPLYVSRGIVFEIENRSYSLDEAELRGSGRGTELVFSDGAIVRTVEHLMAALYTRNIGQAVIRISGPEMPVLDGSSLAFSKKLKEVGVVETDCETVPFCPWVPIVETDNSKKKILCAFPSDSLSITYAIEYENPVIGTEIYDFRVTSEGFLEEIAPCRTFALEEEMDALRERGLARGGNLENAILVTPHEALNQKGLYFSNEFVRHKILDIIGDLALLGRPLHAHIVAIRTGHDMHLRLVRRLKRMLNRNE
- a CDS encoding HAD family hydrolase, which encodes MIKLLVLDVDGTLTDGGVYLDGRGNEFKRFDIHDGMGIARLRKSGVDVAIISGRYSAATEGRAKELGISLLHNGVKNKYEALQKLASDLSILPSEIAYAGDDINDVECLQWVTFSFAVANAVNEAKIAAKNVTSACGGHGAIREVAEYILAHNRECVTGRGCSEK